The Mytilus galloprovincialis chromosome 2, xbMytGall1.hap1.1, whole genome shotgun sequence genome has a window encoding:
- the LOC143063073 gene encoding fibrinogen C domain-containing protein 1-B-like produces MHMDLLLTAFLLSFVQSYGKEINKEKCVRDVADKVANLITETTNQCLVSSSTGFGARPSDCGELRKSENKSGVYKIYPDGTSGFNVYCDMKSFGGGWTLFQRRTNGFVGFYRDWPSYKNGFGNLKEDFWLGNEYLNKLTEQGYYKLRIDMWDFDNNHRYAIYNTFVVKNEMSGYKLEVTGYTGNAGDSFGAHNGYRFSTRDRDNDTYGHNCAEMYKGGWWYRRCHSSNLNGKYLKGKHSDYANGVNWSHWKGYYYSLKATRMMIRRA; encoded by the exons ATGCATATGGACTTATTGTTAACTGCCTTTCTTCTCTCTTTTGTTCAAAGCTATGGCAAGGAAATAAACAAAG agaAATGTGTCAGGGACGTAGCCGACAAAGTTGCTAATCTTATCACAGAAACTACGAATCAGTGCTTAGTGTCTTCTTCCACAG GTTTTGGCGCTCGACCTTCCGACTGTGGTGAATTGAGAAAGTCAGAAAATAAAAGTGGAGTATATAAAATATATCCAGATGGAACTTCCGGTTTCAATGTCTATTGTGATATGAAGAGTTTCGGGGGTGGTTGGACG TTATTCCAGCGAAGAACAAATGGTTTTGTTGGATTCTACAGAGACTGGCCGTCGTATAAAAATGGCTTTGGGAATTTAAAAGAAGATTTCTGGTTGG GGAATGAATATTTGAACAAACTGACAGAACAAGGATATTACAAATTGAGGATAGATATGTGGGACTTTGATAATAACCATCGATATGCCAtctataatacatttgttgttaAAAACGAGATGTCAGGATATAAGCTGGAGGTAACTGGTTACACCGGAAACGCAG GTGATTCATTCGGCGCTCATAATGGATATAGATTTAGTACAAGGGATAGAGATAATGATACTTATGGCCATAACTGTGCTGAGATGTATAAAGGCGGATGGTGGTATAGAAGATGTCATAGCTCAAATCTTAACGGGAAGTATCTAAAGGGAAAACACAGTGATTATGCTAATGGTGTCAATTGGAGTCATTGGAAGGGATATTACTATTCATTGAAGGCAACACGTATGATGATTCGGAGGGCCtag